A portion of the Thermodesulfovibrionia bacterium genome contains these proteins:
- a CDS encoding lysophospholipid acyltransferase family protein → MQSRRLISDFFYGFFSLIIRAILRINGGLEVIGRENIPLEGGVIIAANHVSYLDPPLIGSVLPRRGTFIAMKELFDMPVLGWVISHYAFPVEEGGTQPSVIKKTISRLRAGELITIFPEGQRSITGELLKAKRGIGMLAALSNAPVVPALIIGANYALPFDAKWLRRARIKVIFGSPVYPVMDEDAENKNEGYEKISIQVMSSIREIKERYGDNSS, encoded by the coding sequence ATATCTGATTTTTTCTATGGATTTTTCTCACTGATCATAAGAGCAATATTACGTATTAACGGCGGGCTTGAAGTCATAGGCAGAGAGAACATACCGCTTGAAGGCGGTGTTATAATAGCCGCCAACCATGTCAGTTATCTGGATCCTCCTTTAATAGGTTCAGTGCTTCCAAGAAGAGGCACCTTTATTGCCATGAAGGAGCTTTTTGACATGCCTGTGCTTGGTTGGGTCATAAGTCATTATGCATTTCCTGTTGAAGAGGGCGGCACACAGCCTTCTGTCATTAAGAAGACGATCAGCAGGCTCAGGGCGGGTGAACTTATAACCATCTTTCCTGAAGGACAGAGGAGCATAACAGGTGAGCTTCTGAAGGCGAAACGCGGGATAGGCATGCTGGCTGCTCTTAGCAACGCGCCTGTTGTACCTGCCCTCATAATAGGGGCAAACTATGCGCTTCCATTTGATGCAAAGTGGCTGAGGCGCGCCAGGATAAAAGTAATCTTCGGCAGTCCTGTTTATCCTGTTATGGATGAGGATGCTGAAAATAAAAATGAAGGATATGAAAAAATAAGCATCCAGGTGATGTCATCTATACGAGAGATCAAAGAGAGATATGGAGATAATAGTAGCTAA
- a CDS encoding 4-hydroxy-3-methylbut-2-enyl diphosphate reductase, translating into MEIIVAKKAGFCFGVRRAVDTTFKLAEEGKEGIFTFGPLIHNPQVVDKLKKEGVSQTDDIGSRDIKTLIIRTHGVSPEIYTIAKRVGYKLIDATCPFVKKAQRYAKTLSEEGYQVLIIGDREHPEVQGLIGFAGDDVVTVSRDEPMPLIKKKVGIIVQTTQPFEVFRDIVDKVISTAMELKIYNTICDYTARRVEETKELSRKVNIMIVVGGKNSANTTQLVNISKQGCENVYHIETSEELDKEWFTGVEKAGITGGASTPQWIIDDVVKKIKEISSGR; encoded by the coding sequence ATGGAGATAATAGTAGCTAAAAAAGCGGGATTCTGTTTCGGGGTCAGGCGCGCTGTAGATACTACTTTTAAGCTTGCTGAAGAGGGGAAGGAAGGGATATTTACCTTTGGCCCGCTTATCCACAATCCTCAGGTTGTAGATAAACTGAAGAAGGAAGGTGTTTCACAGACTGACGACATCGGCTCCCGTGACATTAAAACACTTATCATAAGGACACACGGAGTTTCGCCGGAAATATATACCATAGCCAAACGGGTCGGTTACAAGCTTATTGACGCTACATGCCCTTTTGTAAAAAAGGCCCAGCGTTATGCAAAGACATTGAGTGAAGAAGGATATCAGGTACTGATAATAGGCGACAGGGAACATCCTGAGGTTCAGGGGCTGATAGGTTTTGCCGGTGATGACGTTGTCACTGTCAGCAGAGATGAGCCCATGCCTCTGATAAAGAAGAAGGTCGGGATAATTGTTCAGACAACTCAGCCGTTTGAAGTATTCAGGGATATTGTTGACAAGGTCATAAGCACGGCAATGGAGCTGAAAATATATAATACAATATGCGATTATACCGCCCGCAGGGTTGAAGAAACAAAAGAGTTGTCGAGAAAGGTTAATATTATGATAGTTGTCGGGGGGAAGAACAGCGCAAACACAACACAGCTTGTGAATATCTCAAAACAGGGTTGTGAAAATGTGTATCATATTGAAACGTCTGAAGAACTTGATAAAGAGTGGTTCACCGGCGTAGAAAAGGCCGGAATTACAGGGGGGGCTTCTACTCCGCAGTGGATCATTGATGATGTTGTAAAAAAAATAAAAGAAATATCTTCCGGGAGGTAA
- a CDS encoding 30S ribosomal protein S1 has translation MEIQNDNFEKLYADTFNNLHEGSIVRGKVLQIKADGVIVDVGYKREGFIPIGELLDDEYKSLVAEDEIDVHVTGLHDKQGFIKLSRQKAAAEKTWSNLEDALNNGTQVNGKITGKVKGGMTVSIGGVMAFLPGSQIDLKVIRDTDALIGQTLAFRVIKLDQKTSNVIISRRVILEEERNKQKDVTLVNIKEGAVMKGTVKNLTDYGAFIDLGGIDGLLHISDMSWGRISHPSELFSVDDEIDVVVLSFDPEKEKVTLGYKQRKADPWMSVEAKYPLGAKVSGKVIGITDYGVFIELEEGVEGLVHVSEIDWLEKVKKPSKYFSIGEIVETSVLSVNSSDKKISLSIKQLKANPWDLVKEKYTVGQQVKGTVKSFTDFGAFIGLDEGVDALLHISDLSWVKHIRHPSDVLEKGQEIEVAIIEVDADKRRISVGLKSLTPDPWITEIPNKYGLGDPVTGKVTNVADFGVFVELKEGVEALLHISEIDKKPSEKTEDIFKPGDELTARIIHIDLDNRKIGLSTKTMAG, from the coding sequence ATGGAAATACAAAATGATAATTTCGAAAAACTTTATGCCGACACATTTAATAATCTGCATGAAGGCTCAATTGTAAGGGGCAAAGTTCTGCAGATCAAGGCTGACGGCGTAATAGTTGATGTGGGATACAAGCGGGAAGGGTTTATCCCGATCGGTGAGCTTCTGGATGATGAATACAAAAGCCTTGTGGCAGAGGATGAGATTGACGTCCATGTTACCGGCCTTCATGACAAACAGGGCTTTATCAAGTTATCCCGGCAGAAGGCTGCTGCGGAAAAGACATGGTCAAATCTTGAAGACGCGCTTAACAACGGGACTCAGGTGAATGGCAAGATCACGGGCAAGGTTAAAGGCGGGATGACAGTCAGCATAGGAGGGGTAATGGCATTTCTCCCCGGCTCCCAGATAGACCTGAAGGTAATAAGAGATACAGACGCCCTTATCGGCCAGACACTGGCATTCAGGGTCATCAAGCTGGATCAGAAGACCTCTAATGTGATCATATCAAGGCGCGTTATCCTCGAGGAGGAGCGCAACAAACAGAAGGATGTTACGCTTGTTAATATAAAAGAAGGCGCTGTGATGAAAGGGACTGTTAAGAACCTGACTGACTATGGTGCTTTTATAGACCTTGGCGGGATAGACGGACTTCTTCATATATCAGATATGTCCTGGGGCAGGATCAGCCACCCGAGCGAACTCTTCAGCGTGGATGATGAAATTGATGTTGTTGTGCTCAGTTTTGACCCTGAGAAAGAGAAGGTGACCCTTGGCTATAAACAGAGAAAAGCTGACCCATGGATGTCTGTTGAAGCAAAATACCCGCTCGGTGCAAAGGTCTCAGGCAAGGTGATAGGCATTACAGATTACGGCGTATTTATAGAGCTTGAGGAAGGGGTCGAGGGCCTTGTGCATGTTAGTGAGATAGACTGGCTTGAGAAGGTCAAAAAACCATCCAAGTATTTCTCAATAGGCGAGATCGTAGAGACATCCGTGCTTTCGGTCAACAGCAGCGACAAGAAGATATCACTCAGCATAAAGCAGCTTAAGGCAAATCCCTGGGACCTTGTAAAAGAGAAATATACTGTCGGACAGCAGGTAAAAGGGACCGTAAAGAGCTTCACTGACTTCGGCGCATTTATCGGCCTGGATGAGGGCGTTGACGCGCTGCTTCATATCTCGGATCTTTCCTGGGTCAAGCATATCAGGCACCCGTCCGATGTTCTGGAGAAAGGTCAGGAGATAGAGGTTGCAATAATAGAGGTAGATGCTGACAAGAGAAGGATATCTGTCGGCTTAAAGAGCCTGACGCCGGATCCTTGGATAACTGAGATACCGAACAAGTACGGGCTTGGCGATCCTGTAACAGGCAAGGTTACAAATGTCGCTGATTTTGGGGTTTTTGTTGAACTTAAAGAAGGTGTCGAGGCGCTGCTGCATATATCCGAGATCGATAAAAAGCCCAGTGAAAAGACAGAGGATATCTTTAAGCCGGGCGATGAACTGACAGCGCGGATAATTCATATTGATCTGGATAACAGAAAGATCGGTCTCAGCACCAAGACTATGGCAGGCTAA
- the sppA gene encoding signal peptide peptidase SppA — protein sequence MKKILIFFIIITAIIVIISLFTAITGKVPLGDKVAVVRVEGVIIDSKSVIEELKDYSSDSSVKAIVLRVDSPGGGVAPSQEIYDEVVKAKANKKIVVSMGSVAASGGYYISCPADKIVANAGTLTGSMGVIMEIPNIEGLMQKIGIQNQIVKSGEHKDIASIFKTMSPDERKLLQVVLDDVHEQFIEAVSKGRGLSIDEVKLLADGRIFTGRMAKGVGLVDELGNLDMAIKLAAKLSGIEGEPEVVEKEEDTGFFGFLRSSFTKNFLINSMPGIKLQYMLSP from the coding sequence ATGAAGAAGATACTCATTTTTTTCATAATCATAACCGCGATAATTGTAATTATCAGCCTTTTCACTGCCATCACAGGCAAGGTCCCTCTCGGGGATAAGGTCGCGGTTGTCCGGGTTGAGGGCGTGATAATAGATTCAAAAAGTGTTATAGAAGAGCTCAAGGATTATTCTTCCGACAGCTCGGTCAAGGCCATCGTCCTGAGGGTGGACAGCCCGGGCGGCGGAGTAGCACCTTCTCAGGAGATATATGATGAGGTGGTCAAGGCCAAGGCTAATAAGAAGATCGTGGTCTCAATGGGTTCTGTTGCCGCTTCCGGGGGATATTATATCTCTTGCCCTGCTGACAAGATCGTTGCCAATGCAGGAACGCTTACAGGTTCTATGGGTGTGATCATGGAGATCCCCAACATAGAGGGGCTGATGCAGAAGATCGGCATTCAGAATCAGATCGTAAAAAGCGGAGAGCATAAAGACATAGCATCAATATTTAAAACCATGAGCCCTGATGAGCGGAAGCTGCTTCAGGTCGTGCTTGATGATGTGCATGAACAGTTTATTGAGGCTGTCTCAAAAGGCAGAGGCTTAAGCATTGACGAGGTCAAACTCCTTGCCGACGGGCGTATCTTTACCGGAAGGATGGCAAAAGGGGTCGGGCTGGTAGATGAACTCGGCAATCTTGATATGGCGATAAAGCTGGCTGCCAAGCTGAGCGGGATCGAGGGTGAGCCGGAGGTAGTTGAGAAGGAAGAGGATACCGGATTTTTCGGTTTTTTAAGGAGTTCATTCACTAAAAATTTCTTGATAAATTCCATGCCGGGAATAAAACTGCAATACATGCTTTCGCCATAA
- a CDS encoding integration host factor subunit beta: MTKSVLIEKIAEKVEGLTRKQTEVVVETIFDSIKDALAHGDKVEIRGFGNFRLRSRNARKARNPKTGDSVEVAPKKVPYFKVGKELREMATKDI, from the coding sequence ATGACTAAATCTGTTCTTATTGAGAAGATAGCTGAAAAAGTTGAAGGGCTTACAAGAAAGCAGACTGAGGTTGTGGTCGAGACGATCTTTGACAGCATCAAAGACGCTTTGGCGCATGGTGACAAGGTTGAGATAAGAGGTTTCGGCAACTTCAGGCTCAGAAGTAGAAATGCCCGCAAGGCCAGAAACCCCAAGACAGGAGACTCGGTTGAGGTTGCCCCAAAAAAAGTCCCTTACTTTAAGGTCGGCAAGGAACTCAGGGAGATGGCGACAAAAGACATTTAG
- the cobA gene encoding uroporphyrinogen-III C-methyltransferase: MQNKKGKVYIVGAGPGDIGLFTVKGLSCLQKAEVVVYDFHLNSQILNYIKHDAELIYAGKRGGQHAMVQEDINRVLVEKGKEGKIVCRLKGGDPFVFGRGGEEAEALFDNGIKFEVVPGVSSAVAAPAYAGIPLTHRSYASSLAIVPGYEDLTKGESSIDWSRLATGIDTIVFLMAVKNIDMVCQRLIENGRKPETPVAVIRWGTRADQKTIVGSLQNIVSLIREKEIRPPAVMVVGDVVKLREKLKWYEEKPMFGQRVLVTREHAEGFEQLEDMGAELIAFHTIKIVPPEDWTELDKAIDKLETYNWLVLTSANGVKFFFKRLFEKRDIRDLKGIRVCAVGTKTAAAIQEYGVKVDMVPEEFNAEGLISAFISTSQVNNPDLLKGMRFLLPRAETARDVFPKKVIEMGGEIDVVTAYRAVKPEIHGKRLKRFLKEGKITVATFTSAATFNNFMDMVGDDAESLLDGVAIAVIGPVTARAVEKAGLKVSIMPKEATVEAMVNEIIKWASER, from the coding sequence ATGCAAAATAAGAAAGGCAAAGTATATATAGTCGGCGCCGGGCCCGGTGATATAGGGCTCTTCACGGTCAAGGGATTAAGCTGCCTTCAGAAGGCGGAGGTGGTGGTCTATGACTTCCATCTTAACTCCCAGATACTGAACTATATAAAGCATGACGCTGAGTTGATTTATGCCGGCAAGCGCGGCGGGCAGCATGCTATGGTGCAGGAAGATATCAACCGGGTCCTTGTTGAAAAGGGCAAAGAGGGCAAGATCGTCTGCCGTCTCAAAGGAGGCGACCCGTTCGTCTTTGGAAGGGGGGGCGAAGAGGCAGAGGCTCTTTTTGATAACGGCATCAAGTTCGAGGTTGTGCCGGGGGTAAGTTCCGCTGTAGCGGCTCCTGCATATGCCGGTATCCCTCTTACGCACAGATCATATGCGTCTTCGCTTGCAATAGTTCCCGGGTATGAGGACCTTACAAAAGGGGAGAGCTCTATCGATTGGTCGAGGCTTGCCACCGGTATCGACACCATAGTCTTTTTGATGGCTGTAAAGAATATCGATATGGTATGCCAGCGGCTTATTGAGAACGGCAGAAAGCCTGAGACGCCTGTCGCAGTGATCAGGTGGGGTACAAGGGCTGACCAGAAGACGATTGTGGGCAGCCTTCAGAACATCGTCAGCCTGATCAGGGAGAAGGAGATAAGGCCGCCTGCTGTCATGGTGGTGGGGGATGTGGTCAAGCTGAGGGAGAAGCTCAAGTGGTATGAGGAGAAACCCATGTTCGGCCAGAGAGTGCTTGTTACCAGAGAGCATGCAGAGGGCTTTGAACAACTTGAGGATATGGGCGCGGAACTGATCGCGTTCCATACTATCAAAATTGTCCCGCCTGAAGACTGGACAGAGCTTGATAAAGCAATAGACAAATTAGAGACTTATAACTGGCTCGTGCTGACAAGCGCGAACGGGGTGAAGTTCTTTTTCAAAAGGCTTTTTGAGAAGAGGGATATCAGGGATCTCAAGGGTATCAGGGTATGCGCGGTCGGGACAAAGACCGCAGCTGCGATACAGGAGTATGGGGTAAAGGTTGATATGGTGCCTGAGGAGTTTAATGCAGAGGGGCTTATATCCGCTTTCATATCAACATCACAGGTTAATAATCCTGACCTGTTAAAGGGCATGAGATTTCTTCTGCCAAGGGCTGAAACAGCAAGGGATGTATTTCCAAAAAAGGTCATTGAGATGGGCGGTGAGATCGATGTTGTCACTGCTTACAGAGCGGTTAAGCCTGAGATACACGGCAAAAGGCTCAAGAGGTTTTTGAAAGAGGGTAAGATAACTGTCGCGACATTTACCAGCGCTGCTACTTTTAACAATTTCATGGATATGGTTGGAGACGATGCCGAATCGCTTCTGGATGGCGTGGCTATCGCTGTCATCGGGCCTGTGACCGCGAGGGCGGTTGAAAAGGCAGGATTGAAGGTCAGCATAATGCCTAAAGAGGCGACTGTTGAAGCGATGGTTAATGAGATTA